The following proteins come from a genomic window of Streptomyces liliiviolaceus:
- the infB gene encoding translation initiation factor IF-2, with the protein MAKVRVYELAKEFGVESKVVMAKLQELGEFVRSASSTIEAPVVRKLTDALQQGNGGGKPAPRKAAPARPGAPSPAQAARPGPAAPRPPAPKPAAAQKPADTTAPAAPAAPASGTRPTPGPRPAPKPAPASPAPAAPEFTAPPAAPVTPAPAANPRPSGARPGAPKPGVRPAGPAQGGQGGPGQGRGERPDRGSDRGDRQGAPRPGGQGTRPGGRPAGPRPGNNPFTSGGSTGMARPQTPRPGGARPGPGGPGGSGAPGGAPRPQGAGQDRGPRPQGGPGGAPRPGGGPGGARPTPGGMPRPQGGPGGAPRPGGGPGGNRPNPGMMPQRPAAGPRPGGGGPGGRGPGGGGRPGGGAGGGRPGGGGFAGRPGGPGGGGGGFAGRPGGPGGGGGGFAGRPGGPGGGGGRPGFGGRPGGPGGRGGTQGAFGRPGGPARRGRKSKRQRRQEYEAMQAPSVGGVMLPRGNGQSVRLSRGASLTDFAEKIGANPASLVGVMMNLGEMVTATQSVSDETLKLLADEMNFVLEIVSPEEEDRELLESFDIEFGEDEGGEEFLVARPPVVTVMGHVDHGKTRLLDTIRKTNVVAGEAGGITQHIGAYQVATLVNDEERRITFIDTPGHEAFTAMRARGAKSTDIAILVVAANDGVMPQTIEALNHAKAAGVPIVVAVNKIDVEGADPTKVRGQLTEFGLVAEEYGGDTMFVDISAKQGLNIESLLEAVVLTADASLDLRANPEQDAQGIAIESHLDRGRGAVATVLVQRGTLRVGDTMVVGDAYGRVRAMLDDKGENVEEAGPSTPVLVLGLTNVPGAGDNFLVVDEDRTARQIAEKRAARERNANFARRGVRFSLENLDEALKAGLVQELNLIIKGDASGSVEALESSLLQLDVGEEVDIRVLHRGVGAVTESDIDLATGSDAIVIGFNVRAAGRAAQMAEREGVDVRYYSVIYQAIEEIEAALKGMLKPEYEEVELGTAEIREVFRSSKLGNIAGVLVRSGEVKRNTKARLLRDGKVIAESLNISGLRRFKDDVTEIREGFEGGINLGNFNDIKIDDVIATYEMREKPRA; encoded by the coding sequence GTGGCTAAGGTCCGGGTATACGAACTCGCCAAGGAGTTCGGGGTGGAGAGCAAGGTCGTCATGGCCAAGCTCCAAGAACTCGGTGAATTCGTCCGTTCGGCGTCCTCGACGATCGAGGCGCCCGTTGTACGCAAGCTGACAGACGCCCTCCAGCAGGGCAACGGTGGCGGCAAGCCCGCCCCGCGCAAGGCCGCGCCCGCCAGGCCCGGCGCGCCCTCACCGGCGCAGGCCGCCCGTCCGGGTCCGGCCGCCCCGCGCCCGCCGGCCCCGAAGCCGGCCGCCGCGCAGAAGCCCGCGGACACCACGGCCCCGGCGGCTCCCGCCGCCCCGGCCTCCGGTACGCGTCCGACGCCGGGCCCCAGGCCCGCGCCGAAGCCCGCCCCGGCGTCCCCGGCTCCGGCCGCCCCCGAGTTCACGGCGCCGCCGGCGGCTCCGGTGACCCCCGCCCCGGCCGCGAACCCGCGTCCGAGCGGTGCGCGCCCCGGCGCCCCGAAGCCCGGCGTCCGTCCGGCAGGCCCCGCACAGGGCGGCCAGGGCGGTCCCGGCCAGGGCCGTGGCGAGCGTCCCGACCGCGGCAGCGACCGCGGTGACCGTCAGGGCGCCCCGCGTCCCGGCGGCCAGGGCACGCGTCCCGGCGGTCGTCCCGCGGGACCGCGTCCCGGCAACAACCCCTTCACCTCCGGTGGCTCCACCGGCATGGCACGTCCGCAGACGCCCCGTCCGGGCGGCGCACGTCCCGGCCCCGGCGGACCCGGTGGTTCCGGTGCTCCGGGCGGCGCTCCGCGTCCCCAGGGCGCGGGCCAGGACCGCGGTCCCCGTCCGCAGGGCGGCCCCGGCGGCGCCCCGCGTCCCGGTGGCGGTCCCGGCGGTGCCCGTCCGACTCCGGGCGGCATGCCCCGTCCGCAGGGCGGTCCCGGCGGCGCTCCGCGTCCCGGTGGCGGTCCCGGCGGAAACCGTCCCAACCCCGGCATGATGCCGCAGCGTCCGGCTGCCGGCCCGCGTCCCGGCGGCGGTGGCCCCGGTGGCCGCGGTCCCGGCGGCGGCGGTCGTCCCGGCGGCGGTGCCGGTGGCGGTCGTCCCGGTGGCGGCGGCTTCGCAGGCCGTCCCGGTGGTCCCGGTGGCGGCGGCGGTGGCTTCGCCGGTCGTCCCGGTGGTCCCGGTGGCGGTGGCGGCGGTTTCGCCGGCCGTCCGGGTGGTCCCGGTGGCGGCGGTGGCCGCCCCGGCTTCGGCGGTCGTCCCGGTGGTCCCGGTGGCCGTGGTGGCACACAGGGCGCCTTCGGCCGTCCCGGTGGTCCCGCGCGTCGCGGCCGCAAGTCGAAGCGGCAGAGGCGCCAGGAGTACGAGGCCATGCAGGCCCCGTCGGTCGGCGGCGTCATGCTGCCTCGCGGCAACGGACAGTCCGTCCGCCTGTCGCGCGGTGCCTCGCTCACCGACTTCGCCGAGAAGATCGGCGCCAACCCGGCGTCGCTCGTCGGCGTGATGATGAACCTCGGCGAGATGGTCACTGCCACGCAGTCCGTCTCCGACGAGACGCTGAAGCTCCTCGCGGACGAGATGAACTTCGTCCTTGAGATCGTCAGCCCCGAGGAGGAGGACCGCGAGCTTCTTGAGTCCTTCGACATCGAGTTCGGCGAGGACGAGGGTGGCGAGGAGTTCCTCGTCGCGCGTCCGCCGGTCGTGACCGTCATGGGTCACGTCGACCACGGTAAGACCCGCCTTCTCGACACCATCCGCAAGACGAACGTCGTCGCGGGCGAGGCCGGTGGCATCACCCAGCACATCGGTGCCTACCAGGTCGCGACCCTCGTCAACGACGAAGAGCGCCGCATCACCTTCATCGACACCCCGGGTCACGAGGCGTTCACCGCCATGCGTGCCCGTGGTGCGAAGTCGACCGACATCGCGATCCTCGTGGTGGCGGCCAACGACGGTGTGATGCCCCAGACGATCGAGGCGCTGAACCACGCCAAGGCGGCCGGTGTGCCGATCGTGGTCGCGGTCAACAAGATCGACGTCGAGGGTGCCGACCCGACCAAGGTGCGCGGTCAGCTCACCGAGTTCGGTCTGGTGGCCGAGGAGTACGGCGGCGACACGATGTTCGTCGACATCTCCGCCAAGCAGGGCCTCAACATCGAGAGCCTGCTGGAGGCCGTGGTCCTCACCGCGGACGCCTCGCTCGACCTGCGGGCCAACCCGGAGCAGGACGCGCAGGGTATTGCGATCGAGTCCCACCTCGACCGCGGCCGCGGTGCCGTGGCGACCGTCCTGGTCCAGCGAGGCACCCTGCGGGTCGGCGACACCATGGTGGTCGGCGACGCGTACGGCCGTGTCCGCGCGATGCTCGACGACAAGGGCGAGAACGTGGAAGAGGCGGGTCCCTCGACCCCGGTCCTCGTCCTCGGTCTCACCAACGTCCCGGGCGCCGGCGACAACTTCCTCGTCGTCGACGAGGACCGCACGGCCCGCCAGATCGCCGAGAAGCGCGCGGCGCGCGAGCGCAACGCCAACTTCGCCCGGCGCGGAGTCCGGTTCTCCCTGGAGAACCTGGACGAGGCCCTCAAGGCCGGTCTGGTGCAGGAACTCAACCTCATCATCAAGGGCGACGCGTCCGGTTCGGTGGAGGCCCTTGAGTCCTCGCTGCTCCAGCTCGACGTCGGTGAAGAGGTCGACATCCGCGTCCTGCACCGCGGTGTGGGTGCGGTCACCGAGTCGGACATCGACCTGGCGACCGGATCCGACGCCATCGTCATCGGCTTCAACGTCCGCGCTGCGGGCCGCGCGGCGCAGATGGCGGAGCGCGAGGGCGTCGACGTCCGCTACTACTCGGTGATCTACCAGGCCATCGAGGAGATCGAAGCGGCCCTCAAGGGCATGCTCAAGCCGGAGTACGAAGAGGTCGAGCTCGGTACGGCGGAGATCCGCGAGGTCTTCCGCTCGTCCAAGCTGGGCAACATCGCCGGTGTGCTTGTCCGCTCCGGCGAGGTCAAGCGCAACACCAAGGCGCGGTTGCTGCGCGATGGCAAGGTCATCGCGGAGAGCCTCAACATCTCCGGTCTGCGTCGCTTCAAGGACGATGTCACCGAGATCCGCGAAGGGTTCGAGGGCGGTATCAACCTCGGCAACTTCAACGACATCAAGATCGACGACGTCATCGCGACGTACGAGATGCGCGAGAAGCCGCGCGCGTAG
- a CDS encoding YlxR family protein — protein sequence MSGRTHARACPERTCVGCRERAAKTDLLRAVAAEGECVPDPRGTLPGRGAYVHPALVCLDLAVRRQAFPRALRAPGQLDTKALRLYVERQTVAEQATP from the coding sequence GTGTCTGGCCGGACGCATGCCCGAGCATGCCCTGAACGCACCTGTGTGGGGTGCCGGGAGCGAGCGGCCAAGACCGATCTGCTGCGTGCTGTGGCGGCCGAGGGCGAATGTGTCCCCGATCCTCGCGGTACGCTGCCCGGCCGGGGTGCGTATGTACACCCCGCCCTGGTCTGTCTGGACCTGGCGGTCCGCCGCCAGGCGTTCCCACGGGCGCTGCGTGCCCCGGGTCAGCTCGACACAAAGGCGTTGCGCCTGTACGTCGAGCGGCAGACAGTTGCTGAGCAGGCAACACCGTAA
- the nusA gene encoding transcription termination factor NusA, with amino-acid sequence MDIDMSALRGLVREKEISFDLLVEAIESALLIAYHRTEGSRRHARVKLDRETGHVTVWAKEDPADLEEGQEAREFDDTPSDFGRIAATTAKQVILQRLRDAEDDATLGEYAGREGDIVTGVVQQGRDPKNVLVDIGKLEAILPVQEQVPGETYQHGMRLRSYVVRVAKGVRGPSVTLSRTHPNLVKKLFALEVPEIADGSVEIAAIAREAGHRTKIAVRSTRSGLNAKGACIGPMGGRVRNVMAELNGEKIDIVDWSDDPADMVGNALSPARVSKVEVVDLAARSARVTVPDYQLSLAIGKEGQNARLAARLTGWRIDIRPDTEQSGEDGGDRPDERREYRRDDRREGRSGE; translated from the coding sequence GTGGACATCGACATGAGTGCCCTGCGGGGCCTGGTGCGGGAGAAGGAGATCTCCTTCGACCTGCTGGTCGAAGCGATCGAGTCGGCCCTCCTCATCGCCTACCACCGCACCGAGGGAAGCCGCCGCCACGCGCGCGTGAAGCTCGACCGGGAAACCGGCCATGTGACCGTGTGGGCGAAGGAGGACCCCGCCGACCTGGAGGAGGGGCAGGAGGCACGCGAGTTCGACGACACCCCGTCGGACTTCGGCCGGATCGCCGCCACCACCGCCAAGCAGGTCATCCTGCAGCGCCTGCGGGACGCGGAGGACGACGCGACGCTCGGCGAGTACGCGGGCCGGGAGGGTGACATCGTCACCGGTGTCGTCCAGCAGGGCCGCGACCCGAAGAACGTGCTCGTCGACATCGGCAAGCTGGAGGCCATCCTGCCGGTGCAGGAGCAGGTCCCCGGTGAGACGTACCAGCACGGCATGCGGCTGCGGTCGTACGTCGTCCGCGTGGCGAAGGGTGTCCGCGGTCCGTCCGTGACGCTCTCCCGCACGCACCCGAACCTGGTCAAGAAGCTCTTCGCGCTGGAGGTGCCGGAGATCGCCGACGGGTCCGTCGAGATCGCCGCCATCGCCCGCGAGGCCGGCCACCGCACGAAGATCGCCGTCCGGTCCACCCGGTCCGGTCTGAACGCCAAGGGCGCCTGCATCGGCCCGATGGGCGGTCGGGTGCGCAACGTGATGGCCGAGCTGAACGGCGAGAAGATCGACATCGTCGACTGGTCGGACGACCCCGCGGACATGGTGGGCAACGCGCTCTCCCCGGCCCGGGTCTCCAAGGTCGAGGTCGTCGACCTCGCGGCCCGGTCCGCGCGGGTGACCGTGCCCGACTACCAGCTGTCGCTGGCGATCGGCAAGGAGGGCCAGAACGCCCGCCTCGCCGCCCGGCTGACCGGCTGGCGCATCGACATCCGCCCCGACACCGAGCAGAGCGGTGAGGACGGCGGTGACCGGCCCGACGAACGGCGCGAGTACCGGCGTGACGACCGGCGCGAGGGCCGGTCCGGGGAGTGA
- the rimP gene encoding ribosome maturation factor RimP has translation MSTTQSERLRELLEPLVSSQGLDLEEIEVDSVGRKRVLRVVVDSDEGADLDAIADVSRALSAKLDETDAMGQGEYTLEVGTPGAERELKEHRHYVRATGRLVKFQQGDGDELVARIITVDDEGVDVEVPGVKGRKPTAKRLAFEDIAKARVQVEFNRKDKKDEKDMEEEEA, from the coding sequence ATGAGCACCACCCAGAGCGAGAGGCTGCGAGAGCTCCTGGAACCGCTCGTCAGCTCGCAGGGACTCGACCTCGAAGAGATCGAAGTGGACTCGGTGGGACGCAAGCGTGTGCTGCGTGTCGTCGTCGACTCCGACGAAGGAGCCGACCTCGACGCGATCGCCGATGTGAGCCGCGCGCTCTCGGCGAAGCTCGACGAGACCGACGCCATGGGCCAGGGCGAGTACACCCTTGAGGTGGGCACCCCCGGCGCCGAGCGCGAGCTGAAGGAACACCGCCACTACGTACGTGCCACCGGGCGACTCGTGAAGTTCCAGCAGGGCGACGGCGACGAGCTGGTCGCCCGGATCATCACGGTCGACGACGAGGGCGTGGACGTGGAGGTGCCCGGCGTGAAGGGGCGCAAGCCCACCGCCAAGCGGCTCGCCTTCGAGGACATCGCCAAGGCGCGCGTCCAGGTCGAGTTCAACCGCAAGGACAAGAAGGACGAGAAGGACATGGAAGAGGAGGAGGCGTAG